Proteins encoded together in one Terriglobus saanensis SP1PR4 window:
- a CDS encoding Fpg/Nei family DNA glycosylase has protein sequence MPEGNEIHRWAERHNAAFAGKKIRVDAPEGSRFQDAALVDNRKLEKVIAVGKHLGYDFGKDRILHIHLGMYGDFSEGTGPLPPEKGALRVRLYDAQAIKGPVEPGESKRHAWYSNDDGTGHIEAAKVAWVELRGPTDCSVFSQQQWEALEARLGPDPLNGDPATKFVEKVRARKTAVAALLMDQTIAAGVGNIYRAELLFRAKLDPFTPGNAVSEKTLEAIWKDAIPLMKAGMVDRRIITTKPKDRPTKKTGLPLKEEAHYVYRRQGKPCLICGTKILTQVMAGRNLFWCPNCQAPASHSMKVPA, from the coding sequence ATGCCTGAAGGCAATGAGATCCATCGCTGGGCCGAGCGACACAACGCCGCCTTTGCAGGAAAGAAGATTCGCGTCGACGCTCCCGAGGGCAGCCGCTTTCAGGACGCAGCGCTCGTGGACAACCGCAAGCTGGAAAAGGTAATTGCAGTAGGCAAGCATCTCGGCTATGACTTCGGTAAAGACCGCATCCTGCATATTCACCTCGGTATGTACGGCGATTTCTCCGAGGGCACTGGACCTCTGCCGCCGGAGAAAGGCGCGCTCCGCGTTCGCCTCTACGACGCGCAGGCGATCAAGGGGCCGGTAGAGCCCGGCGAGAGTAAGCGGCATGCGTGGTACTCCAATGACGACGGCACCGGGCATATTGAGGCCGCGAAGGTGGCCTGGGTAGAGCTTCGCGGACCGACGGACTGTTCTGTCTTTTCGCAGCAGCAGTGGGAGGCGCTGGAAGCGCGGCTCGGGCCTGATCCTTTGAACGGCGATCCCGCGACGAAGTTCGTCGAGAAGGTGCGCGCGCGAAAGACTGCGGTTGCGGCGCTGCTGATGGATCAAACCATTGCTGCCGGGGTTGGCAATATCTATCGCGCCGAGCTACTCTTCCGCGCGAAGCTCGATCCGTTTACTCCTGGAAACGCGGTGAGCGAAAAGACGCTCGAAGCCATCTGGAAGGATGCGATTCCGCTGATGAAGGCGGGTATGGTGGACCGGCGCATCATTACGACGAAGCCGAAGGACAGGCCGACGAAGAAGACGGGTCTACCGTTGAAAGAAGAGGCGCATTACGTCTATCGTCGCCAGGGCAAACCTTGCCTGATCTGCGGAACGAAGATCCTGACGCAGGTGATGGCAGGACGCAATCTCTTCTGGTGTCCCAATTGTCAGGCGCCCGCATCTCACAGTATGAAGGTGCCCGCATAA
- a CDS encoding HigA family addiction module antitoxin, which produces MSIPRDPNHPGFPVHPGSILREDFLVPLNLSANALSIALRVPSTRITEIVAERRGITADTAYRLAAYFGGPASFWMNLQANYELAITYKQAVSVINKEVRRRVA; this is translated from the coding sequence ATGTCGATTCCAAGAGATCCAAATCATCCCGGCTTCCCAGTTCATCCAGGTTCGATTCTGCGTGAAGATTTCCTTGTGCCGCTGAATCTGAGCGCAAATGCATTGTCGATCGCGCTCCGCGTGCCTTCCACGCGCATCACCGAGATCGTCGCCGAGCGTCGTGGAATTACTGCAGATACTGCTTATCGGCTTGCCGCATACTTTGGCGGGCCAGCGTCGTTCTGGATGAATCTCCAGGCCAATTATGAACTCGCGATTACTTATAAACAGGCCGTCTCTGTCATCAACAAAGAAGTACGTCGCCGCGTTGCTTAA
- a CDS encoding type II toxin-antitoxin system RelE/ParE family toxin, which translates to MILSFRDRAVETLFKEGRHKKFGSITSAALRRLAALNAAVDLEALRFPPANRLEVLRGDRTGQHSIRINDQYRICFRWTKAGAEDVEIVDYH; encoded by the coding sequence GTGATTCTCTCTTTTCGCGACCGTGCAGTGGAGACGCTGTTCAAAGAAGGTCGTCACAAGAAGTTTGGCTCTATTACTTCGGCAGCGCTTCGCAGATTGGCTGCTCTTAATGCGGCAGTTGATCTGGAGGCGCTTCGTTTTCCTCCAGCGAATCGTCTGGAAGTGCTTCGTGGAGACCGTACTGGTCAGCATAGTATTCGCATCAATGATCAGTACCGAATATGCTTCCGATGGACGAAGGCCGGGGCAGAAGACGTTGAAATCGTGGATTATCACTGA